One region of bacterium genomic DNA includes:
- the thpR gene encoding RNA 2',3'-cyclic phosphodiesterase, with amino-acid sequence MIKKMEYTRIFIAINFPPDIKLKLAGFISRMRGKFSNIRWVSDENLHLTLKFLGKTPESDLNKLYSGCQNAVTESVPFSFSCEGLGMFPSERSPRVVWLGIKKGEEELKSLVSKIENNLVNRGFPEEKRDYKPHLTLGRVKTEDNSFKNLWEDLTPCRNFKTGEIFTDKIYVMKSVLSSKGAEYSILKEFCLKKEGIKGN; translated from the coding sequence CCGGATTTTTATCGCGATAAATTTCCCTCCCGATATTAAATTAAAATTAGCCGGTTTTATTTCAAGAATGCGCGGAAAATTTTCAAATATCCGGTGGGTATCAGATGAAAATTTGCATTTGACACTTAAATTTTTGGGAAAAACACCGGAAAGTGATTTAAATAAGTTATATTCAGGCTGTCAAAACGCTGTGACGGAAAGTGTCCCTTTCAGTTTTTCTTGTGAAGGATTAGGAATGTTTCCAAGTGAGCGGTCTCCCCGCGTGGTATGGCTGGGAATAAAAAAGGGAGAAGAAGAACTTAAAAGCCTGGTTTCAAAAATTGAAAATAATCTTGTAAACAGGGGTTTCCCTGAAGAAAAAAGGGATTACAAACCCCATCTTACCTTGGGACGGGTAAAAACAGAGGATAATTCTTTCAAAAATTTGTGGGAAGATTTGACTCCATGCCGCAATTTTAAAACAGGAGAAATTTTTACTGACAAAATTTATGTAATGAAAAGTGTGCTTAGTTCAAAAGGCGCGGAATATTCTATCTTGAAAGAGTTTTGTTTAAAGAAAGAGGGGATTAAAGGGAATTAA